A genomic region of Jeotgalibaca ciconiae contains the following coding sequences:
- a CDS encoding CvfD/Ygs/GSP13 family RNA-binding post-transcriptional regulator encodes MDYKIGDIITGTVTGIQSYGIFVALDMNIQGLIHISECKHGYVTDLDEMIQVNDEVVAKIIDIDEYTKKISLSLRAMEKLPIPPYPQRKKHRRRRYTPQIGFETLREKMPTWIEEAKLDEKKRISNMNDI; translated from the coding sequence ATGGATTACAAAATAGGAGATATTATAACAGGGACAGTAACAGGAATACAATCATATGGTATTTTTGTTGCACTTGATATGAATATCCAAGGGCTCATTCATATTTCAGAATGTAAACATGGTTATGTAACTGATCTAGATGAAATGATTCAAGTTAATGATGAAGTAGTAGCGAAAATTATCGATATTGATGAATATACAAAAAAAATCAGTCTTTCTTTACGTGCAATGGAAAAGCTGCCAATACCACCTTACCCACAACGAAAAAAGCATAGACGAAGAAGGTATACGCCTCAAATCGGATTTGAAACACTACGAGAAAAAATGCCTACTTGGATTGAAGAAGCTAAATTGGATGAAAAAAAGCGCATTTCTAATATGAATGATATATAA
- a CDS encoding peptidylprolyl isomerase, with product MNLYPQLNETVENEENVIMKTNKGDIHLRLFPEFAPKAVENFLGLARKGYYDGIIFHRVINDFMVQGGDPTGTGMGGESIWGESFEDEFNMNLFNIHGALSMANAGPNTNGSQFFIVTNKQVQDSMLSQLENGGWPTEVIEEYRTNGGTPWLDHRHTVFGQVKSGMDVVYAIEDVEKGANDKPVEDIVILGFEF from the coding sequence GTAATTATGAAAACAAATAAAGGTGATATCCATTTACGTTTATTCCCGGAGTTTGCACCGAAGGCAGTTGAGAACTTTTTAGGTCTTGCAAGAAAAGGTTATTACGATGGAATTATCTTTCACCGTGTTATTAATGATTTTATGGTTCAAGGCGGGGATCCTACTGGAACAGGTATGGGTGGAGAAAGCATTTGGGGAGAATCGTTTGAAGATGAGTTCAATATGAATCTCTTTAACATCCACGGCGCTCTTTCTATGGCGAATGCTGGTCCAAACACAAATGGCAGTCAATTTTTTATTGTTACAAATAAGCAAGTTCAAGATAGCATGCTTTCACAATTAGAAAATGGCGGATGGCCAACAGAAGTGATTGAGGAATATAGAACAAATGGCGGCACACCATGGTTGGATCATCGCCACACTGTTTTTGGACAAGTGAAATCTGGCATGGATGTCGTATACGCGATTGAAGACGTTGAAAAAGGAGCGAACGACAAGCCAGTTGAAGACATTGTCATTTTAGGATTCGAATTTTAA